In Chitinophaga nivalis, a single genomic region encodes these proteins:
- a CDS encoding type VI secretion system baseplate subunit TssG, which yields MENNTRRAVVLEAIVHCLKNFRYDIRAEVIAGDLLEQLLQETEIMVQPMSVFTRSFSPDVLQARLDHASAHQPFITLLLSRDGMYDRLPEGVFHEFSLRPSAAENVRTPIAYYRQQQQEQQQARLFFQPFENEFFLQQVLLEQYEKKVLCSIAGKLVPAWLTAFWELPADLPAGALERLIPLLPYLHGIAGNISQAQSCLQYILREKVQVIHENSLQLVSSDHAAALGKCVLGRDSVVGAAFYTAISRIMVTIGPLSRERLYEYLPDKPYGRLLVICYDYLFSVAAMVDTRLEPLVNEQETRLADKASIPVRIGYTGYL from the coding sequence ATGGAAAACAACACCCGGAGGGCCGTGGTGCTGGAAGCGATTGTGCATTGCCTGAAAAATTTTCGTTATGATATAAGGGCAGAAGTGATAGCAGGTGACCTGCTGGAGCAGCTGTTGCAGGAAACGGAAATCATGGTGCAACCCATGAGTGTATTTACCCGATCATTCAGTCCGGATGTTTTACAGGCAAGACTGGATCATGCATCGGCTCATCAACCGTTTATTACGTTATTACTTTCCCGCGACGGGATGTATGATCGTTTGCCGGAAGGCGTGTTTCATGAATTTTCTCTCCGGCCATCAGCAGCGGAAAATGTAAGAACGCCCATTGCATACTACCGGCAACAACAACAGGAACAGCAACAAGCCCGGCTTTTCTTTCAGCCTTTTGAAAACGAATTTTTTCTGCAGCAGGTACTGTTGGAACAATATGAGAAAAAAGTATTGTGCAGTATTGCCGGGAAACTGGTGCCAGCCTGGCTAACTGCTTTCTGGGAACTACCTGCTGATCTGCCTGCCGGGGCCCTGGAACGGTTGATACCATTACTACCGTACCTGCATGGGATAGCAGGTAATATATCGCAGGCACAATCCTGTTTGCAATATATACTACGGGAAAAAGTACAGGTAATACACGAGAATAGTCTGCAGCTGGTCTCTTCCGATCATGCTGCAGCGTTAGGTAAATGCGTATTGGGAAGGGATAGTGTGGTGGGGGCTGCTTTTTATACTGCTATTTCCCGGATCATGGTTACGATAGGCCCGTTATCACGGGAAAGGCTGTACGAATACCTGCCAGATAAGCCCTACGGACGTTTGCTGGTTATTTGTTATGACTATCTTTTTTCCGTAGCTGCAATGGTGGATACCCGGCTGGAACCTTTGGTAAATGAGCAGGAAACCCGGTTGGCTGATAAGGCGTCCATACCAGTCAGGATAGGATATACAGGTTACCTGTGA
- a CDS encoding TssN family type VI secretion system protein: protein MNDMTISCLIPAGILVAGLLLTQVTGRYLSHFSTAGKRMIRYQLCMIVLCVAIGSVALLPRHTPELHRYAWCESGLLGLGIVHVYMMYTRFKADHTTLLSELAVMGVILLAGGAGMMLVNRLLVQAPLPYYPMLTSLLPFVCPVFVYKTFEKMLILPPKIYKGWIYPLHQEVPVMPEAYMKELIVIGFEMKKKQTDHTPTYFRARTPVKMDLGDLFYHFINDYNERYPDTPIAYADHNGHPCSWVFYRKSRWRWISKVLDPDKAVFMNGIKENSVIICTSNIIS from the coding sequence ATGAACGATATGACCATCTCTTGTTTGATACCCGCCGGCATCCTGGTGGCCGGGCTTTTACTGACCCAGGTAACCGGCAGATACCTGTCACATTTTTCCACAGCCGGCAAAAGAATGATCCGCTATCAGCTGTGTATGATCGTACTATGTGTAGCTATCGGTAGTGTAGCCCTACTGCCGCGCCATACCCCGGAGCTGCATCGGTATGCCTGGTGTGAAAGTGGTTTGCTCGGATTAGGCATCGTACATGTTTACATGATGTATACCCGATTCAAGGCGGATCATACTACGCTGTTATCCGAACTGGCGGTAATGGGGGTGATCCTGTTGGCTGGCGGAGCCGGGATGATGTTGGTAAATCGTTTACTGGTACAGGCTCCCCTGCCATATTACCCGATGCTCACCAGTTTATTGCCGTTTGTATGTCCTGTGTTTGTGTATAAAACTTTTGAGAAGATGCTCATCCTGCCCCCTAAAATATATAAAGGGTGGATCTATCCGTTACACCAGGAGGTACCGGTGATGCCGGAAGCATATATGAAAGAGCTGATTGTAATCGGATTTGAAATGAAGAAAAAACAAACAGATCATACCCCTACCTATTTCAGGGCCCGCACACCTGTAAAGATGGACCTTGGCGACCTGTTTTATCATTTTATCAATGATTATAACGAACGGTATCCGGATACCCCCATTGCATATGCCGATCATAACGGACATCCCTGCAGCTGGGTGTTTTACCGGAAGTCACGCTGGCGATGGATATCGAAAGTACTGGACCCGGATAAGGCCGTATTTATGAACGGGATCAAAGAAAACAGTGTGATCATTTGCACCAGCAATATCATTTCCTGA
- the tssK gene encoding type VI secretion system baseplate subunit TssK, with protein sequence MAAPLKYFPVNWIDGMKLSRQHFVDTENAMLDLIRDTFACRLHAGNYGLLPAGGADKTSLRCWLAADNQEQWRVKVMICHAVTPGGGRIEIPACATPCPEVIYARDPQDTAAAYYLMIRMDPFNRQPCGEPSPAEDPPRLPFAVPAYQLYIIPASGLIQEQPGYYELVLAKITVTDGSPRLDEHYIPPCHTISAHPVLIDWFDELDQLLGRLELNCVHIVQKIYGKQQQQDVAQVVLYITEKLLQFLGNRITPFRWLALQQSPAQLAEIIVSLARTMKNAIDQRAGAGKEELLNYFAAWGALRQGELDTLLINCANLSYQHQDIQACLQVVGTFVQAIDGLFTGLCQLDYIGRRPDNNIFVKEATAADTEYVKKHTTQKWFFTD encoded by the coding sequence ATGGCAGCACCTTTAAAATATTTTCCGGTCAACTGGATAGATGGAATGAAACTAAGCAGGCAGCATTTTGTCGATACAGAAAATGCAATGCTGGACCTGATCCGCGATACGTTTGCCTGTCGGCTGCATGCGGGAAATTATGGTTTGCTGCCTGCCGGCGGCGCAGATAAAACTTCGCTGCGTTGCTGGCTGGCAGCCGATAACCAGGAACAGTGGCGGGTGAAGGTAATGATTTGTCATGCCGTGACGCCCGGTGGTGGCCGTATTGAAATACCGGCATGTGCTACTCCCTGTCCGGAAGTTATTTATGCCCGGGATCCACAGGATACTGCTGCTGCCTACTATCTCATGATCCGGATGGATCCCTTTAACCGCCAGCCCTGTGGAGAACCTTCACCGGCAGAAGATCCGCCACGCCTGCCCTTCGCGGTACCGGCGTATCAGTTGTATATCATACCGGCTTCCGGATTGATACAGGAACAGCCAGGCTACTACGAATTGGTGCTGGCGAAAATCACAGTGACCGATGGGAGCCCGCGGCTGGATGAACATTATATTCCGCCTTGCCATACGATCAGCGCACATCCGGTATTGATAGACTGGTTCGATGAACTGGATCAGTTGCTGGGGCGCCTGGAACTGAATTGTGTACATATCGTGCAAAAGATTTACGGCAAACAGCAGCAGCAAGACGTGGCGCAGGTAGTGTTGTACATCACCGAAAAACTGTTGCAATTTCTGGGAAACCGGATCACACCATTCCGGTGGCTGGCCTTACAGCAGTCGCCGGCCCAGTTGGCGGAGATCATTGTCAGCCTGGCGCGTACCATGAAAAATGCCATCGATCAGCGTGCCGGCGCCGGCAAGGAAGAATTACTGAACTACTTTGCAGCGTGGGGTGCATTGCGACAGGGAGAACTGGACACCCTGCTGATCAATTGTGCCAACCTGTCTTATCAGCATCAGGATATACAGGCCTGCCTGCAGGTAGTAGGCACTTTTGTACAAGCCATAGACGGATTGTTTACGGGTTTGTGTCAACTTGATTATATTGGCCGCCGGCCCGACAATAATATTTTCGTAAAAGAAGCAACAGCAGCAGATACGGAATATGTGAAAAAACATACCACCCAAAAATGGTTTTTCACGGATTGA